A section of the Veillonella criceti genome encodes:
- a CDS encoding RNA-binding protein → MKDKEKLIRYFEASGNGEEARRMLDLAEQVVAGKPFRVTEFMSPAGLIIADAIKANLPQLRVEFGGGYEGAERIRVAFVAEDFQGTVDLGVSALKVSWDPRFRLLTHRDVLGSLMGLGVERTSFGDIIMQTGGAQLIVDSAMAEYVKQNFTKIAMVSVSVEDMELAEIQPKEEKIKEIRTTVASLRLDAVASSGFSVSRTKVVSSINAGLVQVNWQPAKGPAQEVKEGDIISLRGRGRMKIEAITGTSRKGRIGVYLKRFM, encoded by the coding sequence AGAAGCACGACGCATGCTTGATTTAGCAGAACAAGTGGTGGCCGGTAAGCCATTTCGCGTGACAGAATTTATGTCGCCTGCAGGACTTATCATTGCAGATGCGATTAAAGCCAATCTACCGCAATTGCGTGTAGAATTTGGTGGTGGCTATGAAGGAGCCGAGCGCATACGGGTTGCATTTGTAGCGGAAGATTTTCAAGGTACCGTTGATTTAGGCGTTAGCGCCTTAAAGGTATCCTGGGATCCGCGGTTCCGATTGTTAACACATCGTGATGTGTTGGGCTCGCTCATGGGTTTGGGTGTTGAGCGTACTAGTTTTGGTGATATTATCATGCAAACTGGTGGGGCTCAGTTGATTGTTGATTCAGCTATGGCTGAGTATGTAAAACAAAATTTTACTAAAATCGCCATGGTATCCGTATCGGTAGAGGATATGGAGTTAGCTGAGATTCAGCCAAAAGAAGAAAAAATTAAAGAAATACGCACTACGGTAGCTTCATTGCGTTTAGATGCTGTCGCATCATCTGGCTTTAGTGTATCTCGCACTAAAGTAGTTAGCTCTATTAATGCAGGTTTAGTTCAAGTTAATTGGCAGCCTGCTAAGGGGCCAGCGCAAGAAGTGAAAGAAGGAGATATTATATCTCTTCGTGGTCGTGGACGGATGAAGATTGAGGCCATCACAGGCACATCTCGTAAAGGACGTATTGGGGTCTATCTCAAACGTTTCATGTAA